The following coding sequences are from one Ruminococcus flavefaciens AE3010 window:
- a CDS encoding LCP family protein yields MANKKTGHVALPFLATIFIGLIVVGGIAYGIYRYFGFGKVEQPPEPVPRTSGQITAEDNHTMLLILDVPEKHSPPTFMLMRSLPLKKRLIFVGIPSNSIALVDGQQLSILDNYRNGGPASAEEFVEKVFDIEVDKYMKFDSAAFQKVCDIFGGVTYSVNADIAGFKNDGSQQYLNSDQIETFVNYLMFKGGESERAVTASAVLSAMVNQADGKRIADSFDNNFSIVINMVESDVTAADYKERKNGIKNMFEYGAAIAVPLSLDGTAAGEDFIPSSSFIENVKENYFKDSKDSKSKKGNKEEK; encoded by the coding sequence ATGGCTAATAAAAAAACAGGACATGTTGCATTACCGTTTCTTGCGACAATATTCATCGGACTTATCGTCGTCGGCGGTATCGCCTATGGTATTTACAGATATTTCGGCTTCGGCAAGGTGGAGCAGCCACCCGAGCCGGTACCGCGCACCAGCGGTCAGATAACTGCCGAGGACAATCATACCATGCTTCTGATACTGGACGTACCCGAGAAGCACAGTCCTCCCACATTTATGCTCATGCGTTCTCTCCCGCTGAAAAAGCGCCTGATATTCGTGGGTATCCCCTCAAACTCCATCGCTCTCGTTGACGGACAGCAGCTGAGCATACTGGACAACTACAGAAACGGCGGACCTGCTTCTGCTGAGGAATTCGTTGAAAAGGTGTTCGACATTGAAGTTGACAAGTACATGAAGTTCGATTCCGCTGCATTCCAGAAGGTCTGTGATATCTTCGGCGGCGTTACGTATTCCGTTAACGCTGACATAGCAGGCTTCAAGAATGACGGCAGCCAGCAATACCTTAACAGCGACCAGATCGAGACTTTCGTAAACTACCTTATGTTCAAGGGCGGAGAGTCCGAGCGTGCAGTTACCGCTTCTGCTGTACTTTCGGCTATGGTGAATCAGGCTGACGGAAAGCGTATCGCTGACAGCTTCGACAACAATTTCAGTATCGTCATAAATATGGTAGAGTCCGACGTTACTGCTGCCGATTATAAGGAGCGCAAGAACGGCATCAAGAACATGTTCGAGTACGGAGCAGCTATTGCAGTGCCCCTTTCACTTGACGGTACAGCCGCAGGTGAGGACTTTATCCCAAGCAGCTCCTTTATCGAGAATGTCAAGGAAAACTATTTCAAGGACTCAAAGGACAGCAAGTCCAAAAAGGGAAATAAGGAAGAGAAATGA
- a CDS encoding SLOG family protein has product MLFSLDSGVPVLPAEGFSGDTETAVCFTGHRETGVIPYKNEPIYQSITTRAVQLMLFRYIDMAVESGYRSFISGLAVGTDLWAAKYILAKKRSDTDIKLIGVMPYLRHAERFSPWYKEILAEVERGADVLLTTNTSPAVIYGKKGAGENTSPDVYRDRNYFMADHASAVISYFNEGSFKSGTYQTLNYAARQGKKIRRFGLEDVYALIDECGPDLESIRRRLVFMENVFEMPY; this is encoded by the coding sequence ATGCTTTTCTCACTCGATTCTGGAGTTCCTGTGCTTCCTGCTGAGGGATTCAGCGGTGACACAGAGACTGCGGTATGCTTTACAGGACACCGCGAGACCGGTGTTATACCATACAAAAACGAGCCAATATACCAAAGTATAACTACCCGCGCTGTACAGCTCATGCTGTTTCGGTATATAGATATGGCTGTTGAGAGCGGCTACCGCAGCTTCATCAGCGGACTTGCCGTAGGTACAGACCTCTGGGCTGCAAAGTACATTCTTGCCAAGAAACGCTCCGACACAGACATAAAGCTCATAGGCGTAATGCCCTATCTTCGCCACGCCGAGCGTTTTTCCCCTTGGTACAAGGAGATACTTGCCGAGGTGGAGCGGGGTGCGGACGTGCTTCTCACTACCAATACTTCTCCTGCGGTCATTTACGGAAAAAAGGGAGCAGGCGAGAATACCTCCCCCGATGTTTACAGAGACCGTAATTACTTCATGGCAGACCATGCTTCGGCGGTCATTTCCTATTTTAACGAGGGCTCGTTCAAGTCGGGAACGTATCAGACGCTGAACTATGCCGCACGGCAGGGGAAAAAGATACGCCGCTTCGGTCTTGAGGACGTATACGCCCTTATAGATGAGTGCGGACCCGATCTGGAGAGCATACGCCGCAGGCTGGTATTCATGGAAAATGTCTTTGAAATGCCATACTAA
- the alr gene encoding alanine racemase → MTERKDNGMKPYLKRAWAEVSLPQLRKNVDIIRGLNSTGTEIMAVVKADAYGHGDEHIVRCLAEQCGINYFAVSNLDEAIAVRKFAPKSEILILGYTPPEYAHEIAMYNIIQGVVSTEYALELVKNSNEPIRCHIKIDTGMGRIGLKHDTPEACAAEIEAMMKIEKLSVEGIYTHFAVADSDSPDNIAYTDMQEKFITDTYDVLVSRGIKLKHLHFMNSAATCYRNSSRSTLSRAGIILYGLHPDVSLDIPEGLEPLMELKAVISHVKTVKKGDCISYGRTFVADREMRIATVTIGYADGYSRLLSSKGEILVHGKRCKIVGRVCMDQLMMDVSDVPEAKSGDIVTLIGTDGNDRITADDLAQVYGTIGYEVVCGISKRVPRIYIE, encoded by the coding sequence ATGACAGAAAGGAAGGATAACGGAATGAAGCCGTATCTGAAAAGAGCATGGGCTGAGGTATCTCTGCCGCAGCTCAGAAAAAATGTTGATATCATAAGAGGTCTCAACTCCACGGGGACTGAGATAATGGCGGTGGTAAAGGCTGACGCTTACGGCCACGGCGACGAGCATATCGTCCGCTGTCTCGCCGAGCAGTGCGGTATCAACTACTTTGCTGTATCCAATCTTGACGAAGCTATCGCAGTAAGGAAATTTGCTCCCAAGTCGGAGATACTCATACTGGGATATACTCCTCCCGAGTACGCCCATGAGATAGCCATGTACAATATCATACAGGGCGTTGTGTCAACAGAATATGCTCTTGAACTGGTCAAAAACAGCAATGAGCCTATCCGCTGTCATATCAAAATAGACACAGGCATGGGAAGAATAGGTCTGAAGCATGATACTCCCGAAGCCTGCGCCGCTGAGATAGAAGCTATGATGAAGATAGAAAAGCTCTCCGTTGAGGGCATATACACTCACTTTGCCGTTGCGGACAGCGATTCTCCCGACAATATCGCCTATACGGATATGCAGGAGAAGTTCATCACCGATACATACGACGTACTTGTGAGCCGCGGCATAAAGCTGAAACATCTCCACTTCATGAACAGTGCGGCTACATGCTACAGAAACAGCTCCCGCAGTACTCTCTCCCGTGCAGGTATCATACTCTACGGTCTCCACCCCGATGTGAGCCTTGATATCCCCGAGGGACTTGAGCCTCTTATGGAGCTGAAAGCGGTCATTTCCCATGTCAAGACCGTGAAGAAAGGCGACTGCATAAGCTATGGACGCACATTCGTTGCTGACCGCGAAATGCGCATCGCTACTGTAACTATAGGCTATGCCGACGGCTACTCACGTCTGCTCAGCTCAAAGGGCGAAATACTGGTTCACGGCAAACGCTGTAAGATTGTGGGCAGAGTCTGCATGGATCAGCTCATGATGGACGTGTCCGACGTCCCCGAGGCTAAGTCTGGCGATATTGTAACGCTTATCGGCACTGACGGCAATGACCGCATCACAGCCGACGACCTTGCACAGGTGTACGGTACTATCGGATACGAGGTGGTATGCGGTATCTCAAAGCGTGTTCCACGTATTTATATTGAGTGA
- a CDS encoding TIGR04100 family radical SAM protein, which yields MKKAMTISYEVGENLYLNLTNKCPCACTFCIRNHADGAYGSDPLWLEHEPTLDEIISDLNKRKLKKYREIVFCGYGEPTERLDIVLETAAYLRSRENCPRLRINTNGLGDLIHGRSIAKELCYELDTVSISLNAPTEKDYMAVTRPKFDNAFEALQKFTRDCVKAGKAEVIMSVVNVIPPEQIEASRELAEKLGAKLRVREFDD from the coding sequence ATGAAAAAAGCAATGACAATTTCCTATGAGGTGGGCGAGAATCTCTACCTCAACCTTACAAATAAATGTCCCTGCGCCTGCACATTCTGCATTCGCAACCACGCTGACGGCGCTTACGGCTCCGATCCCCTCTGGCTGGAGCATGAGCCGACTCTCGATGAGATAATCTCAGACCTTAACAAACGCAAGCTCAAAAAGTACCGTGAGATAGTTTTCTGCGGCTACGGCGAGCCCACAGAGCGCCTTGACATCGTTCTCGAAACTGCCGCTTATCTCCGCAGCAGAGAGAACTGCCCACGTCTGCGCATCAACACCAACGGTCTCGGCGACCTTATCCACGGCAGAAGCATCGCAAAGGAGCTCTGCTATGAACTGGATACCGTCTCCATAAGCCTTAATGCTCCCACAGAAAAGGACTACATGGCTGTTACCCGCCCTAAGTTCGACAATGCCTTTGAAGCTCTCCAGAAGTTCACAAGGGACTGCGTAAAGGCAGGCAAGGCTGAGGTCATTATGTCCGTGGTTAACGTTATCCCTCCCGAGCAGATAGAAGCTTCCCGTGAGCTGGCTGAAAAGCTGGGCGCAAAGCTCCGCGTAAGAGAGTTTGACGACTGA
- a CDS encoding branched-chain amino acid aminotransferase encodes MEIKFTKAASLKAKPQPGDKLGFGHIFTDYMLVMPYDEGQGWHDPEIKPYAPIELSPAAMCLHYGQEVFEGLKAYRTADGKVQLFRPQENFKRLNQSNERLVIPELPEDLAMKCLLELLKVEKDWVPSKEGESLYIRPFIIAVDPFLGVKPGAQYLFIIILSPSGAYYESGLNPVNIYVESKYVRAVRGGMGFAKTGGNYAASLIGQDEAHKQNYSQVLWLDGVEQKYIEEVGAMNIFFVIDGKVVTPMLQGSILPGITRKSAIDVCKSKGIPVEERRIDIQEIADAYDAGKLDEVFGTGTAAVISPVGHLKWNDKVMEINGNKIGKISQMLYDTMTGIQWGKIEDTFNWIVPVE; translated from the coding sequence ATGGAAATCAAATTCACAAAGGCTGCAAGCCTCAAGGCTAAGCCACAGCCAGGCGATAAGCTCGGCTTCGGTCACATCTTTACTGATTATATGCTCGTTATGCCCTACGATGAGGGACAGGGCTGGCACGATCCCGAGATCAAGCCCTATGCTCCTATCGAGCTCTCACCTGCCGCTATGTGTCTCCACTACGGTCAGGAAGTATTCGAGGGCTTAAAGGCTTACAGAACTGCTGACGGCAAGGTACAGCTCTTCCGTCCACAGGAAAACTTCAAGAGACTCAATCAGTCCAATGAGAGACTGGTCATCCCTGAGCTTCCCGAGGATCTGGCTATGAAGTGCCTCCTTGAGCTCCTCAAGGTAGAAAAGGACTGGGTCCCTTCAAAGGAAGGCGAGTCACTCTATATCCGTCCGTTCATTATCGCTGTTGATCCTTTCCTCGGCGTTAAGCCCGGCGCTCAGTACCTCTTCATCATCATCCTCTCACCATCAGGTGCTTACTATGAGAGCGGTCTCAACCCTGTAAACATCTACGTTGAGAGCAAGTATGTCCGCGCTGTAAGAGGCGGTATGGGCTTCGCTAAGACAGGCGGCAACTACGCTGCTTCTCTTATCGGACAGGACGAGGCTCACAAGCAGAACTACTCTCAGGTCCTCTGGCTGGACGGCGTTGAGCAGAAGTACATCGAGGAAGTCGGCGCTATGAACATCTTCTTCGTTATCGACGGCAAGGTAGTAACTCCTATGCTTCAGGGCTCTATCCTCCCCGGTATCACAAGAAAGTCCGCTATCGACGTCTGCAAGAGCAAGGGTATCCCTGTTGAGGAAAGACGTATCGATATTCAGGAGATCGCTGACGCTTACGATGCAGGCAAGCTTGACGAGGTATTCGGTACAGGTACTGCTGCTGTTATCTCACCTGTTGGTCACCTCAAGTGGAACGACAAGGTCATGGAGATCAACGGCAACAAGATTGGTAAGATCTCACAGATGCTCTACGATACAATGACAGGTATCCAGTGGGGCAAGATTGAGGATACATTCAACTGGATCGTTCCTGTTGAATAA
- a CDS encoding YfhO family protein, translated as MKKTNQRSYKMSGDRYMLVFLLGFFIMMISLIPFIIRGKGIFVYYGDYNGQQIPFYNLANDAIRDGQLGWNWYTDLGTDFISSYSFYLLGSPFFWLTVLLPRWAVTYSMSVLLAIKHGIATLTSYIYIRRFVRGKTIALTGAVLYAFSGFQIFNIFFNHFQDVTAFFPLMLIAMEENINNHRKGVFALIVALMAFINYYFFCGQIVFLILYYLFRMKCPDFHTSWKKFFLLCFEVVIGTAIAGVILMPSFLAVINNPRVDSKMYGTEILVYDDPVTILRIIQAFFMPSEPPAYPNLFDTQYKWGSVGGYFPLIGMLGIITFMRTHRKHWATRLSYCLMIFACVPILNSLFQAANSYYYARWFYMPILIFAMMSARTIDEEDVKIKPAIIFSLVVLAAFIVQSLMPVYFIDEETILYFSLPNDLGYFVISICIALFSLLVVGYLFDVKKRRKPYKKAMLWTTAFFCVGVLCNTMFYGTFNKNGFDDNYKESVIDVADDVYENVSEDNFFRIDISNGCDNYPMLWKLPNIRAFHSIVEPSIIEFYTSLNIERDVASRPPLNDYFLRELLSVKYYYREKTSNMQYASGITSKNELSDKKMAELGTKFADKFGLDTAYELAPNEVNITEVLPGFEYVGENAFYEIYENKLYIPMGIGYDMYISGDKSDEMKPLQREGVLIKALVLSDDQIAKYSDILTEIDTTDTDEFEGEKYVELCKEKQQNCSESFKFDSYGFESEIELDKPQLVFFSVPYSKGWTAEVNGKAADIERVDNGLMAVRAESGRNTITFHYETPGIKNGIIISVSALAVLVLYLLICRRFRGKEKEYGFAHTYDYVSQGDANFIDDYYDAVISESDKAFDVEEDKTEKKK; from the coding sequence ATGAAAAAAACAAATCAGCGGTCGTATAAGATGTCAGGGGATAGATATATGCTTGTATTCCTTCTGGGATTTTTTATAATGATGATATCATTGATCCCATTTATTATAAGAGGAAAAGGTATTTTTGTCTACTATGGCGATTATAATGGACAGCAGATACCGTTTTATAATCTTGCCAATGATGCGATCAGAGACGGTCAGCTTGGCTGGAACTGGTATACAGACCTTGGAACGGATTTTATATCTTCTTATTCTTTTTATTTGTTAGGAAGTCCTTTTTTCTGGCTGACGGTTCTTTTGCCGCGTTGGGCAGTGACATATTCAATGTCTGTGCTTCTTGCGATAAAGCATGGTATAGCCACCCTTACTTCATATATATATATAAGGAGATTCGTGCGCGGTAAGACCATTGCTCTGACAGGAGCTGTATTATATGCTTTTTCGGGCTTTCAGATATTCAACATATTCTTTAATCATTTTCAGGACGTCACAGCATTCTTTCCGCTAATGCTTATAGCAATGGAGGAGAATATCAATAATCACCGAAAAGGTGTTTTTGCTCTGATCGTCGCTTTGATGGCGTTCATCAATTATTATTTCTTTTGCGGACAGATAGTTTTCCTTATCCTTTATTATCTGTTCAGAATGAAATGTCCTGATTTCCATACCTCATGGAAGAAGTTTTTCCTGCTCTGTTTTGAAGTTGTTATCGGTACAGCCATTGCAGGTGTGATATTAATGCCGTCTTTTCTTGCCGTAATAAATAATCCACGTGTTGATTCAAAGATGTATGGCACTGAGATATTGGTGTATGATGATCCTGTGACTATTCTGAGGATAATACAGGCTTTCTTTATGCCTTCTGAACCACCTGCATATCCGAATCTTTTTGATACTCAATATAAATGGGGATCTGTCGGAGGATATTTTCCACTGATCGGAATGCTTGGCATAATAACATTTATGCGTACTCACAGAAAGCACTGGGCGACCAGGTTATCATATTGTCTGATGATTTTTGCATGTGTTCCTATTTTGAACAGTTTATTTCAGGCAGCAAACAGTTATTATTATGCGCGCTGGTTCTATATGCCCATACTTATCTTTGCTATGATGAGTGCACGTACCATAGATGAAGAGGACGTGAAAATAAAGCCCGCAATAATATTTTCTTTGGTCGTGCTTGCAGCATTTATTGTTCAATCTCTTATGCCCGTCTATTTTATCGACGAAGAAACTATTCTATATTTCTCACTTCCTAATGATTTGGGTTATTTTGTTATTAGCATATGTATTGCTTTATTTAGCTTGCTTGTGGTAGGATATCTCTTTGATGTCAAGAAGCGAAGAAAGCCATATAAAAAGGCTATGCTTTGGACTACTGCTTTTTTTTGCGTAGGTGTTTTATGCAATACTATGTTTTATGGAACATTTAATAAAAATGGCTTTGATGATAATTACAAGGAATCTGTTATAGATGTAGCAGATGATGTTTATGAGAACGTTTCAGAGGATAATTTTTTTCGTATTGATATATCTAATGGCTGTGATAATTATCCTATGCTCTGGAAATTGCCGAATATAAGAGCATTTCATAGTATTGTTGAGCCATCGATTATTGAGTTTTACACATCACTTAATATTGAACGCGATGTTGCTTCAAGACCTCCTCTCAATGATTACTTTTTGAGAGAACTTCTTTCAGTAAAGTATTACTATCGTGAAAAGACTTCCAATATGCAGTATGCATCGGGAATTACAAGTAAAAATGAGCTTTCAGATAAAAAGATGGCTGAGCTTGGAACTAAGTTTGCAGATAAGTTTGGCCTTGATACTGCATATGAATTAGCTCCCAATGAAGTAAATATAACAGAGGTTCTTCCGGGATTTGAGTATGTTGGTGAAAATGCGTTCTATGAAATATATGAGAATAAGCTCTATATCCCAATGGGAATAGGCTATGATATGTACATTTCCGGGGATAAATCAGATGAAATGAAGCCTTTACAGCGTGAGGGAGTTCTTATTAAGGCTCTTGTGCTTTCTGACGATCAGATAGCCAAATATTCAGATATTCTTACTGAAATTGATACAACAGACACTGATGAGTTTGAAGGAGAGAAATATGTAGAGCTTTGCAAAGAAAAGCAGCAGAATTGCTCGGAATCCTTTAAATTTGATTCCTATGGCTTTGAATCAGAAATTGAACTTGATAAGCCACAACTTGTATTTTTCAGCGTACCGTACAGTAAGGGCTGGACAGCAGAAGTAAATGGCAAGGCAGCAGACATTGAAAGGGTAGATAATGGTCTTATGGCAGTAAGAGCTGAAAGCGGCAGAAATACTATAACATTCCATTATGAGACTCCCGGAATTAAAAATGGTATAATTATTTCTGTTTCCGCATTAGCAGTGCTTGTGCTTTATCTTCTCATATGCCGCCGTTTCCGAGGAAAGGAAAAGGAATATGGATTTGCGCACACCTATGACTATGTATCACAGGGAGACGCAAATTTCATAGATGATTACTATGATGCTGTGATTTCTGAGAGTGATAAAGCCTTTGACGTCGAAGAAGATAAAACAGAGAAAAAGAAATAA
- a CDS encoding dipicolinate synthase subunit DpsA: MTRPKILIAGGDTRQLYCAESLSREFDIKLTGFDNYFYDSVPQLPVADSSDRGSFDLAVLPVPSLDQKGNIYAPCFSSELTVEAIDGFLTEDGVIYAGRVDDRLRRMLPHREIYDYLTREELSLRNAVPTAEGAVQLALEELPVTLNGLRVLIVGMGRIGCALAEILKGFGADITAAVHNPRGAAKTRLHGISSVPTKRLNGGYDLIFNTVPKLIFDKEMLSRFEASALFIDLASKPGGIDPAAAQQLGIKTIWAQGLPGKTAPVTSGEIIAETISAMIAERGDDSE, from the coding sequence ATGACAAGACCTAAAATACTTATTGCAGGCGGAGACACGCGCCAGCTCTACTGCGCTGAAAGTCTTTCCCGCGAATTCGATATAAAGCTCACAGGCTTCGATAATTATTTCTATGACAGTGTTCCGCAGCTGCCCGTGGCAGACAGCTCAGACCGCGGCAGCTTTGACCTTGCTGTGCTGCCTGTTCCCTCTCTTGACCAAAAGGGCAATATTTATGCCCCATGCTTTTCATCTGAGCTCACCGTCGAAGCTATAGACGGCTTTCTCACAGAGGACGGCGTTATTTATGCTGGCAGGGTCGATGACAGGCTCCGCCGAATGCTTCCCCACCGTGAGATATACGACTATCTCACCCGGGAGGAGCTCAGTCTCAGAAACGCTGTCCCCACTGCCGAGGGAGCTGTACAGCTTGCTCTTGAGGAGCTGCCTGTTACTCTCAATGGTCTGAGGGTACTCATCGTCGGAATGGGCAGGATAGGCTGCGCTCTTGCAGAGATACTCAAGGGCTTCGGCGCAGACATAACAGCTGCTGTGCATAATCCTCGGGGAGCTGCCAAGACTCGGCTCCACGGTATCAGCTCCGTACCAACAAAACGGCTTAACGGCGGATACGACCTGATATTCAACACCGTACCAAAGCTTATATTTGACAAGGAAATGCTTAGCCGTTTTGAAGCCTCTGCGCTGTTCATAGACCTTGCTTCAAAACCGGGAGGAATAGACCCCGCTGCAGCTCAGCAGCTGGGAATCAAAACCATATGGGCGCAGGGGCTCCCGGGTAAAACTGCTCCCGTGACCTCTGGAGAGATAATAGCCGAAACTATAAGCGCAATGATAGCCGAAAGGGGTGATGACAGTGAGTGA
- a CDS encoding dipicolinate synthase subunit B, with amino-acid sequence MTVSETLKGLRIGYAMTGSFCTFQQSFDQAEILMEYGAELLPIMSENAASVSTRFGSAKENMEKLRSITGKDVITTVSAAEPIGPRELTDIMVVAPCTSNTAAKLAASITDTAVTMAVKSHLRRGKPVVLAIASNDSLMGSAKNLGELFNRKNYYFVPMVQDDWINKPASLVAEFSMLPQAIEAALNGVQLRPIIYHSKP; translated from the coding sequence ATGACAGTGAGTGAGACCCTCAAAGGACTTCGTATCGGCTACGCCATGACAGGTTCATTCTGCACATTTCAGCAGAGCTTCGACCAGGCTGAGATATTAATGGAATACGGCGCAGAGCTTCTCCCCATAATGTCGGAAAACGCCGCGTCTGTATCCACGCGCTTCGGCTCAGCAAAGGAAAACATGGAAAAACTACGCAGCATAACGGGAAAAGATGTAATTACAACAGTCTCGGCAGCTGAGCCAATCGGCCCCCGCGAGCTTACAGATATAATGGTAGTAGCCCCCTGCACGTCCAATACCGCCGCAAAGCTTGCCGCCTCAATTACCGATACCGCCGTAACAATGGCTGTAAAATCACACCTACGCCGCGGCAAGCCCGTAGTTCTTGCCATTGCCTCAAACGACTCCCTTATGGGCTCTGCCAAAAATCTCGGAGAGCTCTTCAACAGAAAGAATTACTATTTCGTGCCAATGGTACAGGACGACTGGATAAACAAGCCGGCTTCGCTTGTGGCGGAGTTCTCAATGCTCCCGCAAGCCATAGAAGCCGCTCTGAACGGAGTTCAGCTTCGGCCTATAATCTATCATTCAAAGCCATGA
- a CDS encoding type II secretion system protein gives MKSKRKGFTLVELIIVLTIIGILSAIVIPSWGYFMRRSRERTANSKAKVVFNAAQTEITRTAQRERTTVNVSDPVYHSDTTVKDNANKSLYVGTGDFYFYWDGDKQSGYSIDKNGNSTATTKKNENTKFANAVNNICGTEGTYKIYVHNYAVQSVVYSTKSNGQYKGTYPKLMGADQLSDATEKDIRSHSVETISLADMKGIALP, from the coding sequence ATGAAGAGCAAGAGAAAAGGCTTTACGCTCGTTGAGCTTATTATTGTTTTAACAATTATAGGTATCCTTAGTGCTATTGTTATACCTTCATGGGGCTATTTCATGAGAAGAAGCAGAGAAAGAACTGCTAATTCAAAAGCAAAAGTTGTTTTCAATGCCGCTCAGACAGAGATCACAAGAACTGCACAGAGAGAGCGTACAACAGTAAATGTAAGCGATCCTGTGTATCATTCAGATACAACTGTAAAGGATAATGCAAATAAATCCCTTTATGTTGGTACAGGTGATTTTTATTTCTACTGGGACGGCGATAAACAGAGCGGATACAGTATCGATAAAAACGGAAACAGTACCGCAACAACAAAGAAAAATGAAAATACCAAATTTGCGAATGCAGTAAATAATATTTGCGGAACCGAGGGTACATATAAAATATATGTACATAATTATGCTGTTCAGTCTGTTGTATACAGTACTAAATCCAACGGTCAGTATAAGGGAACTTATCCCAAATTAATGGGCGCTGATCAGTTGTCAGATGCAACTGAAAAAGACATTCGTTCACATTCAGTTGAAACTATTAGCCTTGCTGATATGAAGGGTATAGCGCTTCCATAA
- a CDS encoding S41 family peptidase — MKFDLTKLTYGFFGACAVAGLTYLGVTKYYEKEIAFGENYSGVIKAMENIDEDYYKDADKENYERNMVSGLLKGLGDTYTFCSDSSKALEISVNASMQMQTAGFKVGKDENNGDMVVTEVIPESYAENIGLREGDIILSIDGKNVRQTGFDNIVRELLGKSDTSAELVIERDGDTKNITYVRSIDEKRFLPLYKEILDNGILYYRFDSFDEGETANFKRIFDGFSSEEEIKGIVFDLRSNGGGAMSEAVGFFDLFAPEGSHVVCEETRSKKKEIYKTTADVQIKDIKVAVLVSEETLSSGEIFAALFSNTGRGTVIGSQTGGKGVFQQTYTLSDMSTYSIVSGYYYVNDIPNYDKVGITPDIVLDMEKRFRCTDDDIQLEKAIELLS, encoded by the coding sequence ATGAAATTTGACCTTACTAAATTAACGTATGGCTTTTTTGGGGCTTGTGCTGTAGCAGGCCTTACTTACCTTGGTGTCACAAAGTATTACGAAAAGGAAATAGCTTTTGGCGAGAACTATAGCGGCGTTATTAAAGCTATGGAAAACATTGACGAGGATTACTATAAAGATGCCGATAAAGAGAATTATGAACGCAATATGGTAAGCGGACTTCTTAAAGGACTCGGTGATACCTATACTTTTTGCTCCGACAGCTCAAAAGCTCTTGAAATCAGCGTCAATGCCTCCATGCAGATGCAGACAGCTGGATTTAAGGTAGGCAAGGATGAAAACAACGGCGATATGGTGGTTACCGAGGTCATTCCCGAATCCTATGCGGAAAATATCGGATTAAGAGAAGGGGACATTATCCTCAGTATCGACGGGAAGAATGTCAGACAAACAGGATTTGACAATATCGTAAGGGAGCTTCTTGGAAAAAGCGATACCTCAGCCGAGCTTGTCATAGAACGTGACGGCGATACGAAAAATATCACCTATGTCCGCTCTATAGATGAAAAGCGGTTCCTGCCGCTTTATAAGGAGATCCTTGATAATGGCATACTGTATTATCGCTTTGACAGCTTTGACGAGGGAGAAACAGCTAATTTTAAGCGAATCTTCGACGGCTTCTCATCTGAAGAAGAGATAAAAGGCATCGTTTTCGACCTGCGCAGCAACGGCGGAGGAGCAATGTCTGAGGCAGTCGGATTCTTTGATCTTTTTGCTCCAGAAGGAAGTCATGTTGTATGTGAGGAAACAAGATCCAAGAAAAAGGAAATATATAAGACTACAGCTGATGTCCAGATCAAAGATATTAAGGTCGCTGTCCTTGTGTCGGAGGAGACTCTGAGCTCGGGAGAGATATTTGCAGCCCTGTTCAGCAATACGGGCAGAGGAACTGTTATTGGTTCACAGACCGGCGGTAAGGGAGTCTTCCAGCAGACGTACACGTTATCTGATATGTCGACTTATTCTATCGTATCAGGATATTACTATGTAAATGATATACCTAACTATGACAAGGTAGGCATTACACCTGACATTGTTCTGGATATGGAGAAAAGATTCAGATGCACAGACGATGATATCCAGCTGGAGAAAGCCATTGAGCTTCTCAGCTAA